ATTTTCTGCCATGGTTACCTTTGTAGTTTCATTGTTCTTTTTTGTGAAGTTACAAACGAAGGACCCATTCTTATATTAATTGTGACTGTTCTTTGCAGAGGTTAGCAACCAAATGTTGGAGCTCTACGAGCAAAACCGTGTTGGCCCACCACCATCGCAAGGGAATGACACTGAAGGCAGCTCCGTAAGTATGGCTATTCAGCGTACTCCTGGGAAAGCTGCTAGTGCTGTTGAGGACCCTCCTGCTCATGAAAGTCATCAAACACCCAGACAGTCGAGCATGCCAGGCCGTCATGGATATGACCACCCTCACcctgaaaaacaaaactcaaaCCAGAGGATACCCCAGAATGAAGGAAGGGATGGTAGTGCCAATAGCAGTGAAGGCGCCAATATGTCATCGTCAATGATGGATGCAATGAAGAAGATAGACAAGGACAAGGTGAAAGCTGCGCTCGAGAAACGGAGGAAATCAAAAGGTGATGCTGGCAGGAAGGTTGACTTCATGGATGATGATGACTTAATTGAGAGGGAGCTGGAACATGGAGTGGAATTGGCAGCAGAGGATGATAAAAAGCATGACAGAAGGCCACATCCCTCGCACCGGGAGGATCATCAGAACATGGCCCGCCCGGCAGAGAACACTGAAGAGGGCGAGCTGTCCATGGACAGTCAGGAATATCGTTCTCCTGAGCTTGACAACCGAAAGAGGAAGGACACCCACGAGCACAGGAACTATGACCGCGGCGAGAGGGACCTCAAAAGGCTAAGGTCATGAAAGCAAGCATTCATCGTCGTCACCCTGGGGAGTGCGATCAGCAGAGCAGTGGCGCCGTCTTACGAAACGCGTGTGAAACCTAATTTTTTCCATCGCGGGAGCACTCTATAAGCCTATTTGCTATGTTGGGAGATTTGAACTGTAATGTACTGTAGATTGAGAAAGATTGTTTCCCCCAGGGAGTGTATACATGCTCCGGCGATAATATTATTATGAAACATTGTTTAGCAGGTTCGTAGATGTTAGTATTATATAGTATATCGGCAATAGGGCACCGATAATAAGCAAATTTAGGCTTGGTTTATTACTTTTAAGCAAGTGTTTGGAGCAAGCATGAAGCGATAgagaaaataattaaaacacCCAGGAACTGTAAACATACCCAGCTCTGGAATTGACTATCGATCGAGCTCCATTAGCCAGGTATCAATTGCCTGGGTGGAAAAAGAGTCTGCAGCTTCATTGGGGTGCTACGTTGATCGCACCGGGCTTTGGGCCTTGGGAAGCGCAGACGAACATGGCCCATGGGGTTGCTTCTGCTGGTGCCGCGCGTGCTGCTGATGAGGCATAAGGTAggaatccttttttttttttttgagagaggaaAATTTGAAGGTTACCCATTCATGCAAGCCATTTCATGTGGAAACATGTGATGGCTTATGGTGTATCGTGCCAATGGTTGCTAGATCACGAACCCGACTTTGTGGATCCATCCTTGTCTGTACTTGGACCTGAGCTGAATCAGGCGCCTGCCCCCACTCTGCAAGGCTGCAAGACGGGCGGTGGCCTGCCTCCAACAGCGAGCCCCCCTACCCTGGTCTTTTCCAAAGCTCAAGCCTGCCATCCTGCTGCCTTGCGCCAGAACCTTGACTACTTTGCGTGACACTACATTGAATCGCTTCTGGAATCAAAAGTAACATGTCCACAAGCTCACAGACTTTCGGGCTCCACTCCCGCGACTCTTTGGCTAGGGATCGCCAACACAAGGTTGGCTTTATTCGGTTACGAACAAACAGCCTTCGTAGCACGCCCTTTCACTGCGCTCGTGTCTCCGCCCGTTCTTCTTTCTCCCAATCCTCCGCCGCACCGCCGGAGACAGAACACAAACAGCACGCGCGCGACGCGatgccttcctcctccagcgtCGACCCggagccggccgccgccgccgcggagtaCTTCCCATCGACCCTGCGCACGCAGGCCGAGGTGGACGCGGTCTGCAGGATGCACGGCGTCGACCCCGCGCTCTTCACCGCACCCCCCGCCGGTGCCGACCAGCGCGCGAgctcgccgcccccgccgtccTCCGTGTGCGTGTACGCGGACGCGCTGGAGGCCGGGATGCGCGTCCCGCTGcacgccttcttctccggcgcgcCCGCCCACTTCGGCCTCGCGCCGACGCAGCTCTCGCCCAACGGCTGGCGCATCATGGCCGGCTTCGTCGTGGTCTGCCGCCACGCCGGCCTGCCCCCTTCCCTCGCCGTCTTCCGCACCTTCTTCGCGCTATGCAAGAGATCCTCCGGCTGGTACTTCTTCCGCTCCAAGAAATCCTCCGGCCTGCGCTTCGCCGGCACGCGGTGCGCTAATATGGACATGGACTGGAAAacccgcttcttcttcctctcgtcGCCCGCGCCGTGGCCCTGCCCCGTGGAGTGGGTCGTGCCGTCCGAGACCTCCTTCAAGGATCCCATGCTCACGCCTGAGGAGAAGGGTTGGGCCGCGAAGCTGCTGCTTGCtcatggcggcgccgccattgACTTCAGGACCTATCTTTGCGAGACCAAccttgccgccgccatggtAACCGCCGCACTGCTGCCGATGCCTTCTTCTGCTCGTGCTGCAGCCAGTTTTTCTTCCAGAGGTAAACATCCAAATCTCTCCTTGATGTTGATTGCCGTGCCTTACCGTTGCGTCTTTCTCAGGGATGGATTCCTCGGTCTATGACACGATGGAGAAGATGACAACAGAGCCGGGCCTTGCCGGAGCGTGGTGGTCGTCGTCGTTGGGTTTGtgcgggaagaagaggagtcTGCAGGAAGCCAACGGCGAGGAGAGCATGTCCCTTTCTGTCCCCAACACGCCTCCTGCCGCTGATGGCTTCTCGGCGCCACCGGATTTCTCGTACCGTGTCTACGCGCTGGAGCTGGGGGAGAGGCTGGTGGCGCGATGTGCCGAGGTCGCCGCTCTGCGGAAGAAGCTGGGGCCGGAGCTGGAGAAGTTGAAGGCCGAAGTCTCCACGGCGAGGCAGCTGGTGGGGACGGAGCTGGAGAACGCGAAGTCGGAGCTCGCCAGGCGACGGAGGCCGTGCTGGACAAAGTGAAGGCCGAGCTCGCCGCGACGAAGCGAGCAGCGAAGGCCGAGCTGTCCGCGACGAAGCAGGCGACGGAGGCCGAGCTGGAGAAGGTGAAGGCCGAGCTCGCCGCGACgaagcgggcggcggaggcggtgcggcAGTTCTTGGGATCCGCGGAGCAcgtgcggcggcgcgcccAGCACGCGCTTGAGGGGTACGAGCGCTGGCGGCGCACGAGCACGGCGCGCTCCGGCTCAacccgcgcctcgccgccgccggccgcccgccTGTCTTGACGTGCTGCTTGATTGGCTTCATGGTTGAGTGCATGAGATTGTTCTAGAGATTGCATTGGTCCGAGAATGTGTTCGATAGGCATGCAGGGCACAAGTGGTTCAGCAAGGAATGCTGTATGCGCGCACCGAAATTTTGAATCTTTATGTTGGGATCTGATTTAGTACTgtaattctcaaaaaaatgaTCTGACTTAGTAACATCGAAGTAAGATCTTTATTTTGGTGCATTAGAATACCGGGTTTTGTTCATACGAAACTCGTGTGaattttagttagagataagttgattgcTCAGCCATTGGATTTAGATTTTCTTTTAAGATTTGGGACGTGGATGGAGGGGAGGGGTAAATGACGTCCAAATATTTATCCGATAGATTTGATAATATCAACTGAGGTTTAagaattatttttcttacataTTAGTCGCCTCAGATATAACCTCACCAATATTATGTTGGGTGACTATAATTCAAGCTCTTgaattttttagcaaaatgCTTAAATCTTTAGTTGATAGTGTCAGATCTGTCGGATGAGTATCTGGACGTCATTCATGCTAAATGTCAGACGTATagatggcaatgggtacccgCTCGCCGAATATCCGACGGGTCTAGACCCGATTAGCATACGGATCTGGTAAAGAATTGGACCTGATTAGCACTTGAGCTGGGCTGCTGTTGTGTTCTTTGATGGCTGAAAATTGTGTGCTTTTGTCCCTTCCATGGTGCtgcagtgctgctgctgctgtgttcTCTGAAGCCTGAACATTGGATTTATCATGTATAAAACTATGAACTAGTGTGTGTGCTGTGTGAATGTGTCATGGTTGATGTGCTACTTCTGTCGGTGTCTATGGATGAATTTGTGATGGATGAATGATGAAACCTGATGCTTGCTGTCATTTTGTTGTATATTTATGCTGTATGTTTTTGCTGTCATTTCTGTCATTTTTGCTATTATGTTGCTGTCATTTTGTTATGCTGACGACTATGCTGCTCTCAGGTCGGGTATACCCGACGGGTACCCGAGACCCGATCAGGGCCAGGTCTAGGAATTTTTTGGATCCGATGCCGAGTCCGAGACTAGGTCGCGGGGCAGGTGGCCGGGTCCGGGTCAGGGCAAGTCTGGTATGCCCCGACCCGGACTTGAACCTGCCGGGTGCCATCCGGAGTCACGCGACTTAGATATAGCGAAACAATAAAATATTTTCTCACAAAATTGGCATATGCTTGCATTTTACTggcaaaaatttaaaattttgattttttttaatttttcattttaattttgaGATCTGATTTAGCAAGAGTATGTGCAGATACATGAACATAAAAATTAGCAtattttgcattttatttttcattttaattgtcatattttgcattttattttttatttccaaACTATTTTTGTGCAGATAAATGAACATAAAAATGTCATTTCAATGTTTTCTCTCACAAACATCAAAATGTCATTTCAATGGAAATTTATAACCACGTGGATACATGAACATTAGTATGTGTAAATGTTTGGAAATGTTTTTTGAGTGAATTCCAATTTTAACCCTCAAGGTTCACTTTTTTTACAGCTTTGATCCCATTTAATAAAAAATTTCGTTTTTGACCCCATTTAGAAAAAGTTTTGCCACAAATGACCCCATTTAATAATTTGACTTTAATTCTTTACTGCCATGACACCTTGACCTgcactccctccatttcacaaagaatgacGCTCACGCTTTTCGAgatcgaactttgaccaacgattagaccaattgtatgtagattatGTGTTACAAATTTATAttgttggaaaggtttttaaaatacgaatctaatgatataatttttgtaacacataaccctcaaatcattagtctaattgttggtcaaaacaaaattttaaaatacgtgcgtgccattctttgtgaaatggagtgAGTAGCATGTACATCCTTTCACGTGCCGGCCGCGAGCATGCCTTATGGCGACGCTCTGTGACAACTCGCAGGCGCTGATCGAGCTGCAGCGCACGCGTGCCGAGCTGAGCAGGGCTCGGTTGGTGCGAGCACGCCGTCGGTGAGTCGAGCCAGGCTCGGCCCGAAGGCCAAACTAACGAGCTGCTTCTGGCGGTTTGGCGGGGTCCAGTTCGAGCTGGCTTGAGAGCTAGTGCGTGTGGGAAGCAAGTGCAGGCGGCAGGCCGGCAGGGGGGTTTCAGCAGCGGCCAACGTGTGGGAAGTAAGTGAAACGTGAGGTCAAAAATGGAATTCCCAGATGTTTTTTATACTTCCTTTTCCATTAGACTAACCCGAATCGATCTCAAGCCGACCCATTTTCAGTACGAAATTAGTTGCGGAGAATGATAGACATGGCAGCTTCCCGCACCCATATATTGATCATCGTCGACAAATTGTCCATCGAAGCGAAATCGAGCAACCAAATACAAATTCACCGTGTGTTTTCGAGCAACCAAATACACTCGTCACGGCGAGCTCGGCCTTCACCTTCTCCAGTGTCCTTACTAGCCAACGAGATTGTCAATACAtcatggttttaaatagcgCGCCTTTTGGATCACCTCTGCTAAAGTTATGCACTTTTAGCgctaaataaaaaatgtcgctAATAGCTCGCTAAAATGCGCTAAAACGCTAAATTGGGCCAGAAAATAGCGCTATTTCTCCCGCTAAGCCCCAAAATTTCTTGATTTGAATTTGGAAGTTGCACCTAGTTATGTAATATGCACTTATGCAATCCTTTTATTGCTACAATCATCATGGTTATTCAATAAAAGTTTGTATCATTCAATTTCTGGTCATATTGTTTTTGATGATATGAATATATGATGActaattttcatgaaaaatttCTTATTTATGAGAAAAACGCTAAATGGCTTAGCGCCGCTATAGCTTTTTTAGCAGCTGGAAAATGCCACCGCTAAGAAGCATAACCCGCTATTTAAAACTATGCAACACATACACTCGAAACTTTCCTAgatgagtaaaatacacccgcggtcctaatattattgacgaggtgtcaagttagtcctaaaattactaaatTGCATATTTAGATCCTATCTTATAGTTTGAAACAGAGAGTACTGCCATCAGTAGTACTAAGCATTATGCAAATACATGTTCAAGAAAAATATAGTCAGCATACTGCCCAAACAGGATGTCAATAGCTCTCTGACATCCATCCTCCGAGCCCAAGAAGGCACACAACAAAATTAGAAATGCATATATCAATGATATCGGTATTCATATGAATGCGGAAAACATGGAGATACTTATATATACATCAGGATTAATCATGATGAACACTGCTCAAACATATAGACCTGTATTCATTTggttgtttttttaataagcATGTTAAAAATAGTACGTTCTCCTTCAAATAAACTGTAACATCACCAATTCAAGCACTAATGAGCCTAGTACCCGAAGATGTGCAGTGCAGTAGTTTTCATGAACAATTACTTTTC
This is a stretch of genomic DNA from Brachypodium distachyon strain Bd21 chromosome 1, Brachypodium_distachyon_v3.0, whole genome shotgun sequence. It encodes these proteins:
- the LOC106865759 gene encoding uncharacterized protein LOC106865759; amino-acid sequence: MSTSSQTFGLHSRDSLARDRQHKVGFIRLRTNSLRSTPFHCARVSARSSFSQSSAAPPETEHKQHARDAMPSSSSVDPEPAAAAAEYFPSTLRTQAEVDAVCRMHGVDPALFTAPPAGADQRASSPPPPSSVCVYADALEAGMRVPLHAFFSGAPAHFGLAPTQLSPNGWRIMAGFVVVCRHAGLPPSLAVFRTFFALCKRSSGWYFFRSKKSSGLRFAGTRCANMDMDWKTRFFFLSSPAPWPCPVEWVVPSETSFKDPMLTPEEKGWAAKLLLAHGGAAIDFRTYLCETNLAAAMVTAALLPMPSSARAAASFSSRGMDSSVYDTMEKMTTEPGLAGAWWSSSLGLCGKKRSLQEANGEESMSLSVPNTPPAADGFSAPPDFSYRVYALELGERLVARCAEVAALRKKLGPELEKLKAEVSTARQLVGTELENAKSELARRRRPCWTK